The following proteins are co-located in the Carassius gibelio isolate Cgi1373 ecotype wild population from Czech Republic chromosome A21, carGib1.2-hapl.c, whole genome shotgun sequence genome:
- the LOC127942160 gene encoding ubiquitin-conjugating enzyme E2 K, with protein MANIAVQRIKREFKEVLKSEETSKNQIKVDLVDENFTELKGEIAGPPDTPYEGGRYQLEIKIPETYPFNPPKVRFITKIWHPNISSVTGAICLDILKDQWAAAMTLRTVLLSLQALLAAAEPDDPQDAVVANQYKQNPEMFKQTARLWSHVYAGAPVSSPEYTRKIDKLCAMGFDKNAVIVALSSKSWDVETATELLLSN; from the exons ATGGCAAACATCGCTGTGCAGAGGATCAAGCGAGAGTTCAAAGAAGTGCTGAAAAGCGAAGAG ACaagtaaaaatcaaataaaagtagATCTGGTGGATGAAAACTTCACAGAGTTAAAGGGAGAAATAGCAGGACCTCCAGACACACCATATGAAG GGGGCAGATACCAGCTAGAAATCAAGATACCTGAGACATATCCTTTTAACCCACCCAAG GTGCGGTTTATTACGAAGATCTGGCATCCCAATATAAGTTCAGTTACTGGGGCAATATGTTTGGACATTTTAAAAGACCAGTG GGCTGCTGCTATGACACTGCGAACAGTTCTGCTCTCACTACAGGCGCTGTTAGCTGCAGCAGAGCCAGACGATCCTCAAGACGCTGTGGTAGCCAATCAG tATAAGCAGAATCCAGAAATGTTCAAACAAACCGCTCGTCTCTGGTCTCATGTTTACGCTGGTGCCCCCGTGTCCAGTCCCGAGTACACACGCAAAATAGACAAACTTTGTGCAATGGGCTTCGACAAA AATGCAGTAATAGTAGCCTTGTCCTCAAAATCATGGGACGTGGAGACGGCGACAGAGCTGCTACTAAGCAACTGA